The Camelus bactrianus isolate YW-2024 breed Bactrian camel chromosome 1, ASM4877302v1, whole genome shotgun sequence genome segment tgtatagcttctgctgaaaagtcagctgataaccttatgggagttcccttgtatgttattcattgcttttctcttgctaattttaatattttctccttatccttagtttttgtcagtttgatgactgtgtgccttggtgtgttcctttttgagttgatcctgtgtggaactctctgtgcttcctggacttgggtggctgtttcctttcccaagttggggaagttttcagtgattagctctccaaaaattttttcaggttctttctctctcctctttctgggacccctataatgcaaatattagaacacttcatgttgtcccagagttctcttaaactatcctcattcctttttattcttttttctgttctgaagtaatCTGtcttccactaatctgtcttctagctcactgatccattcttctgcctcatttattctattcttggttccttctagtgtagtgttcatttcagtgattttattcttcaactctgtttgggtattctttatattttccaactctttgctaaaaacttcactctgtgcatctatactcctcttgagttctctgaacatcttggccatcattactttaaactccttctcagataaattgcctatctcctcatcacttatttcttcttctgggattttatcttgtgctttGGCCTGGGAaatattcctttgctgcctcatattgtctatctttctatgtgtttgtggattccttccacagactttgggattattgttttcttatttctagtatctgcccctggtggatgaggctgaactagaggcttatgcagatTTCCTGGCAAGAGGAGCCAGTGCCTgtccactgctgggtgaagcttggtcctggacctctggtgggtagagctgtgtctagaggccttttgTGGCTTAGGGAGTCTGCTGATGAGTGGGGCCTTGTTCctaccctgtatgttgtttggcctgaagcttccctacaggctgttgggtggggctaggtcttggtactaatgatccaatcaagatgtcaccCTCCAAGAAAGCTCATGTAGGTTAACACTCTGCCACAaacttttatgtcccctgagtgagccacagccatcccccacatccccaggagaccctccaaatccagcaggcaggtctggcccatgttcctatgaaatcactgcctctgcccttggacctggtgcacgtgaGTTTCCATGTACGCTTCTCAAGCaaatggagtctctgtttcccccagtcctgtgaggctcccagagccaagccccgctggccttcaaaaccagatgtcctggggtctccttctcttcccaatgctgggacccaagctggggagcctgacgtggagcttagagctctcactcctgtgggagggcctctgcgacttaacaaatcttcagcttgtggttCGCCCACCTGGAGGTTATGGGGCCCAGTTATATCATGAacacgcccctcctaccatcctgttgtggttctctctttatatttccagttgcagaagatcttttttgctaggttccagtcatTTTTCgctggttgtttagcattcagttgtggttttgttgtagtcgcTAGGAGAGGCAAGCTTGTGGTcctccactctgccatcttgactggaaccaataccatactgttttgatactATAACTTTGTGATATAGTTTATAATAATGGAGTTTGATGTCACCAGCTTGATActtcttcctcaagattgttttggctatccaCGGTCTTTTGAGGTTCcctacaaattttaggattgtttgctATAAcaattaattcttccaatacatGAGCAGGGAATATCCTTCCATTTACTtatgtcatcttttttttcttttaatcagtgTCTTAATAGTTTTTAGTTtacaggtctttcacttccttggttaaatttatttgtaggtattttattttttttgatgcaattgtaaatgcaattgttttcttaatttctcttggaaacttttttaaattgaagtatagttaatttacaatgttgtgttagttttaggtgtacagcagagattcagctttatatatatgtatgtatatattccttttcatatacttttccattataggttattataagatactgagtatagttccctgtgttgtatatagtaggtccttggtatctgttttatatatggtaatgtgtatatgttaatcccaaactcctaatttatcactccctgatcactgctttcccctttggtaaccgtaagtttgttttctatgtctgtgagtctgtttttgttttgtaagttcatgtgtatcatttttttagattccacatataagtgatatcacatgatatttgtctttgtctgacttacttcacttaataatGATAATCTCTATGCCCATTCatattgctgcagatggcattatttcattctttttaatggctgagtaatattccactgtgtctATAAATACCATATCTTTATCTGTTCAACTGTTGAttgatacttaggttgcttctatgtcttggctattgtaagtaatgctgctttgaacattggggtgcatgaattGTTTTGAATTAGAGTCTTCTCTGAATATATGGCAAAGAGCAGGAGtgcagggtcatatggtaactctatttttagtattttaagaagcctccatactgttcgccatagtggctacaccaatttacatccccaccagtgtatgggagggttcctttttctccacaccctctccagcatttattatttatatactttttaatgatggccattctgactggtgtgaggtgtacttcattgtagttttaattttcatttccctgatgattagtgatgttgagcattgttacatgtgcctgttggccatctgtatgtcttctttggaaaaatgtctgtttactctcgcccattttttgattgggttgtttttttcatactaagctgtatgagctgtttgtttattttagaaattaatcccttgtcagtagTATTGTTTGCAGATAATTTTTCCAGTCcgtagtttgtctttttgttttgtcagtgatttcctttgctgtggaagtgcttttaagtttaattaagtcccatttgtttatttttgtttttatttccattaatctAGGAGAAGGATCCAAAAACGTATTGTTGCAGTTTATGTCAAAatgtattctgcctatgttttcctctagaagttctatagtatctggtcttatattcaggtctttaatccattttgagtttatttttgtatatggtgttagagaatgttctaatttcattcttttacatggagctgtccagttttcccagcatcactactgaggagactgtcttttctccattgtatattcttgccttccttgttgtagattaattgaccataagtgcatgggtttatttctgggctgtctgtcttgtcccattgatctgtgtgtctgtttttgtgccagtaccatagtgttttgattgctgtagctttgtagtgtatagtctgaaatcagggatCATGATTCTTCCTGAttcttccaactctgttttttcTCCAggctgggtttttttgtgtgtgtttccaaacaaattttaaaattatttgttctaattttgtggaaaatgccactggtattttgatagggatggcattgaatctgtagattgccttgagtagtaTTGTCATTTTAGCAGTATAGATTCTTATGATCTAAGAACAcggtatcatcttcaatttctttcatcagcatcttttagttttcagtgtacaggtctcttgcctccttaggtaggtttattcctaggtactttattctttttgatacatgCAGTGGTAactgggattgtttccttaatttctctttctgatatctCATTGTTGGTGTATAAAAAtgatgtatattaattttgtatcctgcaactttaccaaattcattaatGAGttttagtagttttctggtgacatctttagggttttctacgtATAGTATCCTATCATCTGTGAACAGTGACAGGTTTGCTTCTTTCtaatttggattctttttatttctttttcttgtctgattgttgtggctagggcttccaaaattatgttgaataaaagtggtgagagtgtgGGCATccttttgttcctgatcttagagagaatgctttcagcttttcacaacgttaactgtgggtttgtcatatgtggcttttattatgttgagttatggtccttctatgcccactttctggagagtttttatcataaatgggtgttgaatttttatCGAAAGCTTTTTGTgaatctactgagatgatcatatggtttttattctttaatgtggtgtatcacaatGAATGacttgtggatattgaaaaatccttgcatccctggaataaatcccacttgatcatggtgtacgatccttttaatgtattgttggagtcggtttgctagtattttgttaaggatttttgcatctgtggtCATCAGTGAATTGacctctaattttcttttcttgtgatatctttgtctggttttggtatcaaggtgatggtggccttgtagaatgagttcagaaatgTTCCTTCTGAAACTTCTTAATTGAAGACTTGTTCAAGAAAGTAAAACTAGCAAGGTGATACAAAGATTTAGACACTCAAAGCATAATGAATTAGTAAGGGAGACTGTGAAGCCTGGGGGTCATACTTAGTCTTTCAGGGTCAACATCATAGCCTTTTCTAACACATTCCATGTTGCCCTCAGAGCAGCCCTGAGTCTAGAGAATAGGTTTATTCTTctgcttttatatttaaatttgtaaACTGGGATTTGCAGAGAGGGTAATTTAACCAAAAGCTTTTATATCTTTCTGATCAGGTTTGAGGCTGTACCCTGCTGGGTTATTATTGTATTTATGTTAAGTTATTTAtatatcaattaaaataataataatagtagatcctgtatgtgttctttttttctccccccacaGGTTGCAGAAATTTTATTCCAAACTGCCCAAAATGCAGGGATCAATTTTGATACTGTGTGTGGAGTACCTTATACAGCTTTACCATTGGCTACCGTTATTTGTTCAACCAATCAAATTCCAATGCTtattagaaggaaagaaacaaaggattATGGTAAAGTAAATAATTCTAGAATCTTTTCTTCTTCTAGGCACTCATGTTCATAGACTTGAATATTCTTCACAGGGCCTTTAAGTTATTATGGCTTGTGGAATTTGTTAACTGTTATAAATTACACCTTCCTTTCCTTTAGAGTCTGGGGTGAAATTGCTTCATATTAATTAAGTAATGAAAAAAGTGCTTTTTTGTGCACCAAATTTATGAAACCCAGCATTTTCACCAGCACTTCCCTGATCAGCAGAATGTTCTAAGAGCACTTGCTTTCCtagtgtatttatatttaaactgCATGAATAGAAATGcatgaagaaaaatcattttcttaaagCAGTATAAATGTCACATGAAattacaaatggagattttttttttcatgggtcTGTGGCAAAAGGTTACCAGATAGTTGTTTTAAACATGTAGGCTGCTTTAAAACTAAAATACTCCAACCTAAAAATACTGGAAATGATTTCCTATTTGATGATGTTAGGGAATTACTGGGGTTTTATGTGTTGTTTTATGTTGGTGTGATactattttgttactttttttttttgaaaagagttCTTTTTACAGttgtattctaaaattttttatgATGAAATCATATGTCTGGAATTTGCTTCTAAAAATaacaggggcagggaggagggtatagctcagtggtagagtgcgtacttagcatgcgtaaggtcctgggttcaatccctggtgtGGTACATCCACTAAAAGTAATAATTAAATAATCCTAGTTACATTACCTctgcccccaaaataaaaataaatgaataaataaaaattactggAGCATGGTGGGAGTGGAGTTATAGCAGAAACAAGATTGCCCATGAGTTGTTAACTGGCAAGGTGTTGTATTTGTGGGGGTTTGTTATTCTGTTTTGTCCATTTTTGTTTGGTATTATCtattataaaaaattagaaaaatatttttgctgctTAGTGGCACAGTGTTTATATGAATCCCTGCCATAAGGAaacttatttctatttctgtattgTATGTCTTCAAAAATGTTAAGATCTTAGAATAAGATCATTAATTGTTAAATATACCTATAAATACAGTTCTAAGTTCTGGTCTAAGCTGATTCAGTTAAACTTGCCAGTTCTTCCAGGGAAGGAAAGGATTTAAAGGGAAAGGGATGGGACAGGGCAAAGGTGGTACCTGTGAAAAGGCTCCAAGAGTGGGCAAAATGCCCACtaattctatttctgtttaaaaaagcaaatttggtAGTAGAAGATATAAAACTGAGTCTCTGAAAACAGGAGTCCACATCCTGAGTTATTTAGTTTGTAGATCATCTGAAAATGGTCTGTAGTAGGGGGTTGGAGTGGGAAAGTGTATCTAGTCACACTACATTATATAATTCATAAAGTTACAGTGACTGATCTGAgtggtttttaaacattttcactcCTGAATTTATGTTCTCACAAGGCCAGTAGTTTGATCTTGAATAATGAAATTGCTTGTTAATGGAAAGAAGCATGCTTTCATTGGTGATAGTGGGCTATGCTTTATTTCATAACTTGCGTTGATCTAGGTGGTCTTCCCTTAAGAAACCCCATATTTGATATTTTGATCATAAACACATTAAGTGGTATTTATTTACACTGTTAAATAATTTGCTAGTTTTACTTTAAATTTGCTGTATTGTAGCTTTGACAGTTTTGAAATGGAGACACTGAACAAGACAGTAATCATAGCACAACGAAGATTTATCAGAAATCAAAGTAGAGTATCAGAAAATATGATTAGATCATCCACCTCTTCATTAATACATGCCAAACTTATACTGCAAGATACATCTTGAATTGGCTgaaagatataattttaaaatggaatcagtgtaattttttcttttctaggtaCTAAGCGTCTTGTAGAAGGGTGTATTAATCCTGGAGAAACCTGTCTAATCATTGAAGATGTTGTTACCAGCGGATCTAGTGTTTTGGAAACTGTTGAGGTTCTTCAGAAGGAGGGCTTGAAGGTCACTGATGCCGTAGTGCTGCTGGACAGAGAGCAAGGAGGCAGGGACAAACTGCAGGCGCATGGGATTCGTCTCCACTCAGTGTGTACACTGTCCAAAGTGCTGGAGATTCTTGAGCAACAGGAAAAAGTTGATGCTGAGATGGTCGAGAGAGTGAAGAGATTTATTCAGGAGAATGTTTTTGTGGTAACTAATCATAATGGTTCTCTCCATTCTGTAAAGAAAGCACCCAAGGAACTAAGCTTTGGTGCACGTGCAGAGCTGCCCGGGATCCACCCAGTTGCATCGAAGCTTCTGAGGCTTATGCAGAAGAAGGAGACCAATCTGTGTCTGTCTGCTGATACT includes the following:
- the UMPS gene encoding uridine 5'-monophosphate synthase isoform X2, which produces MQISWQEEPVPVHCWVKLGPGPLVAEILFQTAQNAGINFDTVCGVPYTALPLATVICSTNQIPMLIRRKETKDYGTKRLVEGCINPGETCLIIEDVVTSGSSVLETVEVLQKEGLKVTDAVVLLDREQGGRDKLQAHGIRLHSVCTLSKVLEILEQQEKVDAEMVERVKRFIQENVFVVTNHNGSLHSVKKAPKELSFGARAELPGIHPVASKLLRLMQKKETNLCLSADTAESSELLQLADALGPSICMLKTHVDILNDFTLDVMKELTTLAKCHEFLIFEDRKFADIGSTVKKQYEGGIFKIVSWADLVNAHVVPGSGVVKGLQGVGLPLHRACLLIAEMSSAGSLATGDYTKEAVRMAEEHSEFVIGFISGSRVSMKPEFLHLTPGVQLEAGGDNLGQQYRSPREVIGKQGSDIIIVGRGIITSPNRLEAAEMYRKAAWEAYLSRLAV